The following proteins come from a genomic window of Microbacterium sulfonylureivorans:
- a CDS encoding CaiB/BaiF CoA transferase family protein, with protein sequence MSTHERSLPLDGILVLDFTQFLAGPLSTTRLADLGARVIKIERPQGGDIGRRLAFGGIERDGDTLSFHIANRDKESFTADLKVADDRDEVRALIERADVIVQNFRPGVMERLGFGYEQVREINPGIVYASATGYGATGPMKDRPGQDLLAQSISGLPWLNGSSEDPPIPVGIALADIITSIHIAHGVTAALLRRERTGEGGRVDVSLLESMLDLQFELVSAHLTDPSVVVKRGPRNAAHAFLQAPYGTYPTSDGYLAIAMTSVPDLGRLIGLDLEQYVDPDTWWTAQAEITASLAAHLATETTGHWLEILDAADVWCAPVFSLPELVQHEGFTALDMAQRVDRDALDGGDPVSIYTTRSPLRFDGEPIKNPTGAPRLGEHTDALRREFIVKAG encoded by the coding sequence ATGAGCACGCACGAGCGATCCCTGCCGCTCGACGGCATCCTGGTCCTCGACTTCACCCAGTTCCTCGCCGGCCCGCTGTCGACGACCAGACTGGCGGACCTCGGCGCACGCGTGATCAAGATCGAGCGCCCCCAGGGCGGCGACATCGGCCGACGGCTCGCGTTCGGCGGTATCGAGCGCGACGGCGACACGCTCTCGTTCCACATCGCCAACCGCGACAAGGAGAGCTTCACCGCCGACCTCAAGGTCGCCGACGATCGCGACGAGGTGCGCGCCCTCATCGAACGGGCCGACGTGATCGTGCAGAACTTCCGCCCCGGCGTCATGGAGCGACTCGGCTTCGGATACGAGCAGGTGCGCGAGATCAACCCCGGCATCGTCTACGCCAGCGCGACCGGCTACGGCGCGACGGGCCCGATGAAGGATCGCCCCGGGCAGGACCTCCTCGCTCAGTCGATCTCGGGACTCCCGTGGCTCAACGGGTCGTCGGAGGATCCCCCGATCCCGGTGGGCATCGCACTGGCGGACATCATCACCTCGATCCACATCGCGCACGGCGTGACCGCGGCGCTGCTGCGCCGCGAGCGAACCGGTGAGGGCGGCCGGGTGGACGTGAGCCTGCTCGAGTCCATGCTCGACCTGCAGTTCGAGCTGGTCAGCGCGCATCTCACCGACCCGTCGGTGGTGGTCAAGCGCGGACCCCGCAACGCCGCCCACGCATTCCTCCAGGCGCCGTACGGCACGTATCCGACGAGCGACGGGTACCTGGCCATCGCGATGACGTCGGTTCCCGACCTCGGCCGCCTGATCGGACTCGACCTCGAGCAGTACGTCGATCCCGACACGTGGTGGACCGCGCAGGCCGAGATCACGGCATCCCTCGCGGCGCATCTCGCCACTGAGACGACCGGGCACTGGCTCGAGATCCTGGATGCCGCCGACGTGTGGTGCGCCCCCGTCTTCAGCCTCCCCGAGCTCGTGCAGCACGAAGGCTTCACCGCGCTCGACATGGCCCAGCGGGTCGATCGGGATGCGCTGGACGGCGGCGATCCGGTGTCGATCTACACGACGCGCTCGCCGCTGCGATTCGACGGCGAGCCGATCAAGAACCCCACGGGCGCGCCCCGGCTGGGCGAGCACACCGATGCGCTGCGGCGCGAGTTCATCGTGAAGGCAGGATGA
- a CDS encoding amidohydrolase family protein: MTDPNQATRVVDTHQHLWMMSERAYDWIVPAYGPLYADFGPEDIADEADAVGISATVLVQAADTYEDTFYMLSVAAREERVKGVVGWVPLDRPGEAEAALDLYAPSPYVKGVRALTHTYEDPRWILRDDVAESISLLAPRGLALDYVATTAEHLELVPELAGRHPDLKIVIDHMAKPDIASGAWEPWATQIRAAAALPNVFIKISGLNTASGAEWTAADWQPYVDHVLEVFTADRTMLGSDWPVIILAGDLTRVWNAQLEVISGRTEAEREAVRWGTAASVYGLEF, translated from the coding sequence ATGACCGATCCGAACCAGGCGACCCGAGTGGTCGACACCCACCAGCACCTGTGGATGATGTCGGAGCGAGCGTACGACTGGATCGTGCCGGCGTACGGCCCGCTGTACGCCGACTTCGGTCCGGAGGACATCGCGGACGAGGCCGACGCGGTCGGCATCAGCGCCACGGTGCTCGTCCAGGCGGCGGACACATACGAGGACACGTTCTACATGCTGAGCGTCGCCGCCCGCGAGGAGCGCGTGAAGGGCGTCGTCGGCTGGGTTCCGCTCGACCGCCCCGGTGAGGCCGAGGCAGCCCTCGACCTCTACGCGCCGTCGCCGTACGTCAAGGGCGTGCGCGCGCTCACCCACACCTACGAAGACCCCCGGTGGATCCTCCGGGACGACGTCGCCGAGTCGATCTCGCTCCTGGCGCCCCGGGGTCTCGCACTCGACTATGTGGCCACGACCGCGGAGCACCTCGAGCTCGTGCCGGAGCTCGCGGGCAGGCATCCCGATCTCAAGATCGTGATCGACCACATGGCCAAGCCCGACATCGCCTCCGGCGCGTGGGAGCCATGGGCGACCCAGATCCGCGCCGCCGCCGCCCTCCCGAACGTCTTCATCAAGATCTCGGGCCTGAACACGGCGTCCGGCGCCGAGTGGACCGCCGCCGACTGGCAGCCGTACGTCGACCACGTGCTCGAGGTCTTCACGGCCGACCGAACGATGCTGGGCAGCGACTGGCCTGTCATCATCCTCGCCGGCGACCTCACGCGCGTCTGGAACGCGCAGCTCGAGGTGATCTCGGGCCGCACCGAGGCTGAGCGGGAGGCTGTCCGCTGGGGCACGGCGGCCTCGGTCTACGGCCTGGAGTTCTGA
- a CDS encoding MaoC/PaaZ C-terminal domain-containing protein, whose amino-acid sequence MTYFEEYVVGTERTSFGRTVTEADIVAHAGQTGDFYPHHVDAEFAKSLPSGQRIAHGTLILSMAVGMLAGEINEKAMSYGYDRVRFVRPVLIGDTIRGRATIVATRDHAKRADAGIVEESLDVVNQRGETVLALVKLYIVDRRTVAASPSQEGELR is encoded by the coding sequence ATGACGTACTTCGAGGAGTATGTCGTCGGAACCGAGCGGACGAGCTTCGGCCGGACCGTGACCGAGGCCGACATCGTCGCCCACGCCGGCCAGACCGGCGACTTCTACCCCCACCACGTCGACGCCGAGTTCGCGAAGTCCCTCCCGTCCGGTCAGCGGATCGCCCACGGCACGCTCATCCTCTCGATGGCGGTCGGAATGCTCGCCGGCGAGATCAATGAGAAGGCGATGAGCTACGGCTACGACCGGGTGCGGTTCGTCCGTCCCGTGCTCATCGGCGACACGATCCGCGGGCGCGCCACCATCGTCGCCACGCGCGATCACGCCAAGCGCGCCGACGCCGGGATCGTCGAGGAGAGCCTCGACGTCGTGAACCAGCGCGGCGAGACTGTGCTCGCACTGGTGAAGCTCTACATCGTCGACCGGCGAACAGTCGCCGCATCGCCCTCACAAGAAGGAGAACTCCGATGA
- a CDS encoding extracellular solute-binding protein, with product MSDNVDAQTTPIVLQGMTWDHPRGVDGLRASDELVTELHGVRVEWEARSLLAFGDQLIGEFASDYDVMVIDHPHVPDAVHSDAIIPLDELLDAETLATLQRESVGGSHDSYLYRGRQWALAVDAAAQVSAFRPDLADGAAVYWDDVFEIARRGRMLWPYKPVDAFSTFATLLAQLGAPLAEPDRFLDGDAAAVALDTMIELAAVVPSWCKDANPIDVAEVLSTESDFSHAVALYGYTNYSRPGFRPHELAYDDIASYDGRATGATLGGAGVAVSSATKHPELAAAVAVTLAGAGAQVGSYTVGGGQPGNLRAWKSAALNDLTRNFFGNTLRTLEGAWIRPRRLGWPEMQLAMSHIVHDCLVERRVAPGAIDRLEALADLHLREPVA from the coding sequence ATGAGTGACAACGTAGACGCCCAGACGACACCGATCGTCCTGCAGGGCATGACCTGGGATCACCCGCGGGGAGTCGATGGCCTCCGCGCATCGGACGAACTCGTCACCGAGCTCCACGGTGTCCGTGTGGAATGGGAGGCCCGGTCGCTCCTGGCCTTCGGCGACCAGCTCATCGGCGAGTTCGCCTCCGATTACGACGTCATGGTGATCGACCACCCGCACGTCCCCGACGCCGTCCACAGCGATGCGATCATCCCGCTCGACGAGCTCCTCGACGCCGAGACCCTGGCGACGCTGCAGCGCGAGAGCGTCGGCGGGTCGCACGATTCCTATCTCTATCGAGGTCGGCAGTGGGCGCTCGCCGTCGACGCCGCCGCGCAGGTCTCGGCCTTCCGGCCCGACCTCGCCGATGGCGCAGCCGTCTACTGGGACGACGTGTTCGAGATCGCGCGTCGAGGCAGGATGCTGTGGCCGTACAAGCCCGTCGACGCCTTCAGCACCTTCGCCACCCTGCTGGCGCAGCTGGGTGCCCCGCTCGCCGAGCCCGATCGCTTCCTGGACGGTGATGCCGCGGCCGTCGCTCTCGACACGATGATCGAACTCGCGGCTGTCGTCCCCTCCTGGTGCAAGGACGCCAACCCGATCGATGTCGCAGAGGTGCTCTCGACCGAGTCCGACTTCAGCCACGCGGTGGCGCTGTACGGCTACACGAACTATTCGCGTCCGGGCTTCCGGCCGCACGAGCTGGCGTACGACGACATCGCGTCCTACGACGGGCGCGCCACCGGCGCCACTCTCGGCGGCGCCGGCGTCGCGGTGTCGTCGGCCACGAAGCATCCCGAGCTCGCCGCAGCGGTCGCGGTCACGCTCGCCGGCGCGGGCGCCCAGGTCGGCTCGTACACGGTGGGCGGGGGTCAGCCGGGAAACCTCCGAGCATGGAAGAGCGCGGCGCTCAACGACCTCACCCGAAACTTCTTCGGCAACACGCTGCGCACTCTGGAAGGGGCGTGGATCCGGCCGCGCCGGCTCGGCTGGCCCGAGATGCAGTTGGCGATGTCGCACATCGTCCACGACTGCCTCGTCGAGCGCCGGGTCGCGCCCGGGGCCATCGACCGACTCGAGGCGCTCGCGGACCTCCACCTGAGAGAGCCCGTCGCATGA
- a CDS encoding SDR family NAD(P)-dependent oxidoreductase → MTDGLQGLIAVVTGAASGIGLATARRLHSEGARVIGLDLVPGAVDTFATWIRCDVGSAEEVEKTFREVADHVERIDILVNNAGIGAVGDVESAVEDDWVRVFNVNVMGVARVSRAALPLLRKSSHASIVNICSIAATVGLPDRAVYSASKGAIQSMTMAMAADHAREGIRVNCVNPGTADTPWVNRLLDQAADPAAEKARLSARQPIGRLITADEVASAVAYLANPAQASTTGIALAVDGGMNGLRLPA, encoded by the coding sequence ATGACTGACGGACTGCAGGGCTTGATCGCGGTGGTGACCGGCGCGGCTTCCGGAATCGGCCTCGCCACCGCACGACGCCTCCACAGCGAGGGCGCGCGAGTGATCGGACTCGACCTGGTGCCCGGCGCCGTCGACACGTTCGCGACCTGGATCCGCTGCGACGTCGGCTCGGCCGAAGAGGTCGAGAAGACGTTCCGCGAGGTCGCCGACCACGTCGAGCGCATCGACATCCTGGTGAACAACGCGGGCATCGGCGCCGTGGGAGACGTCGAGTCGGCCGTCGAGGACGACTGGGTGCGTGTCTTCAACGTCAACGTCATGGGCGTCGCGCGCGTCTCGCGGGCCGCGCTCCCCCTGCTGCGCAAGAGCTCACACGCGTCCATCGTCAACATCTGCTCGATCGCCGCGACCGTCGGACTTCCCGACCGTGCGGTCTACAGCGCCAGCAAGGGCGCGATCCAGTCGATGACCATGGCGATGGCCGCCGACCATGCCCGTGAGGGGATCCGCGTCAACTGCGTCAATCCGGGCACTGCCGACACCCCTTGGGTGAACCGACTCCTCGATCAGGCCGCCGACCCTGCTGCCGAGAAGGCGCGGCTCTCCGCCCGGCAGCCCATCGGGCGCCTGATCACGGCGGACGAGGTCGCATCGGCCGTCGCCTACCTCGCGAACCCGGCCCAGGCGTCCACGACGGGCATCGCTCTGGCCGTCGACGGCGGAATGAACGGGCTGCGCCTCCCCGCCTGA
- a CDS encoding GntR family transcriptional regulator yields the protein MTNNAAATGGVRRPSRSVLSDETHEAIRGMLLDHSIQPGEHINIDALARQLDVSQTPVREALARLESDGLVVKRALRGYSATELLTVDQIDDLFQFRALIEPWSAAQAAERHSDEDAAALSAEIETGRGTSKLELTEAYAAMAEHDERFHKLIARMSGSEFVEEAFIRTHCHLHLFRLYQAGQAEVRDSPDSEFVDTLFSAYYEPEGGFLAVREHAAIADAVLSGQANAASALMLDHIQSSRRRFSPTLNAIAS from the coding sequence ATGACGAACAATGCAGCAGCCACCGGTGGAGTTCGCCGACCCTCCCGCTCCGTTCTGTCGGACGAGACCCACGAAGCGATCCGCGGGATGCTTCTCGATCACAGCATCCAGCCCGGCGAGCACATCAACATCGATGCCCTCGCCCGGCAGCTCGACGTGTCGCAGACGCCGGTGCGCGAAGCCCTCGCACGCCTCGAATCCGACGGCCTCGTCGTCAAGCGAGCGCTGCGCGGGTACAGCGCGACCGAACTCCTCACGGTCGACCAGATCGACGACCTCTTCCAGTTCCGCGCTCTGATCGAGCCCTGGTCCGCAGCCCAGGCGGCCGAGCGGCATTCCGACGAAGACGCCGCCGCGCTCTCGGCGGAGATCGAGACGGGGCGCGGCACCAGCAAGCTCGAGCTGACCGAGGCGTACGCGGCGATGGCGGAGCACGACGAGCGGTTCCACAAGCTCATCGCGCGCATGTCGGGCAGCGAGTTCGTCGAAGAGGCGTTCATCCGCACCCACTGCCACCTTCACCTCTTCCGCCTGTACCAGGCGGGTCAGGCAGAGGTGCGCGACTCCCCCGACTCCGAGTTCGTCGACACGCTGTTCAGCGCGTACTACGAGCCCGAGGGCGGATTCCTCGCCGTTCGGGAGCACGCCGCGATCGCCGACGCGGTCCTGTCCGGCCAGGCCAACGCGGCCTCGGCGCTGATGCTCGACCACATCCAGTCCTCACGCCGGCGCTTCTCGCCGACGCTGAACGCCATCGCGAGCTAG
- a CDS encoding aldo/keto reductase, with translation MRPLGRAGLTVGSHSFGVAALGNLYRAVSAADAAESVDAAWQAGVRYFDTAPHYGLGLAEERLGAALAERPRDEFIVSTKVGRLIVDTDAFPGETDDQGFDVPKDRIRVLDYSRDGVLRSIEDSLGRSGLDRIDIVLVHDPDDHYREAMDGAFPALEELRAAGVIRSYGAGMNQSEMLADFIRNTDLDVVMAAGCYSLLDQPALDDLLPVALERGVSVIAAGVFNSGILASERATAASHYRYQPAAPEIVERVNRIAEICEAHGVTLPVAAAQFVRGHPAIATVCLGARSRAQVERNASLFEKAVPDALWAELVSEGYLDAAAPLPQFA, from the coding sequence ATGAGGCCCCTGGGCAGAGCGGGTTTGACGGTCGGATCGCACTCCTTCGGAGTCGCGGCGCTGGGCAATCTCTACCGCGCCGTGTCGGCCGCCGACGCGGCCGAGTCGGTCGATGCCGCGTGGCAGGCGGGCGTCCGCTATTTCGACACGGCGCCCCACTACGGCCTCGGGCTCGCCGAGGAGCGGCTCGGCGCCGCGCTCGCCGAGCGGCCACGTGACGAGTTCATCGTGTCGACGAAGGTCGGCCGGCTCATCGTCGACACCGACGCCTTTCCCGGCGAGACGGACGACCAGGGCTTCGACGTGCCGAAGGACCGCATCCGCGTCCTGGACTACTCGCGCGACGGCGTGCTCCGATCGATCGAGGACTCGCTCGGCCGGTCCGGGCTCGACCGGATCGACATCGTGCTGGTGCACGATCCCGACGATCACTACCGGGAGGCGATGGACGGAGCCTTCCCCGCCCTCGAGGAACTGCGTGCGGCCGGGGTGATCCGGTCGTATGGGGCCGGGATGAACCAGTCCGAGATGCTCGCCGACTTCATCCGCAACACCGACCTCGACGTCGTCATGGCAGCAGGGTGCTACTCCCTGCTCGACCAGCCGGCGCTCGACGATCTGCTGCCCGTCGCGCTCGAGCGCGGTGTCTCGGTCATCGCGGCGGGCGTGTTCAACTCGGGCATCCTCGCCTCCGAACGGGCCACCGCCGCGTCGCACTACCGCTACCAGCCTGCCGCCCCGGAGATCGTCGAGCGCGTGAACAGAATCGCGGAGATCTGCGAGGCCCATGGGGTGACGCTGCCGGTCGCGGCTGCGCAGTTCGTGCGGGGGCATCCGGCGATCGCCACCGTCTGCCTCGGCGCCCGTTCGCGCGCGCAGGTCGAGCGCAATGCCTCGCTGTTCGAGAAGGCCGTCCCGGACGCGCTCTGGGCGGAGCTGGTGAGCGAGGGCTATCTGGATGCCGCAGCCCCGCTCCCGCAGTTCGCCTAG
- a CDS encoding L-rhamnose mutarotase, with product MQRFASVIGLPPENRAEYERLHADAWPAVLERLTASNVVNYSIYRHGDLLFSYMEYAGDDFEGDMAAMAADPITQQWWDACKPLQRPLDDRAEGEWWKAIPEVFHLD from the coding sequence ATGCAGCGATTCGCCTCCGTCATCGGGCTGCCGCCCGAGAACCGCGCCGAGTACGAGCGGCTCCACGCCGATGCGTGGCCCGCAGTGCTCGAGCGCCTCACGGCCAGCAACGTCGTGAACTACTCGATCTATCGCCACGGCGATCTTCTGTTCTCCTACATGGAGTACGCGGGAGACGACTTCGAGGGCGACATGGCCGCGATGGCCGCCGATCCGATCACCCAGCAGTGGTGGGATGCCTGCAAGCCGCTGCAGCGGCCGCTCGACGACCGTGCCGAGGGCGAGTGGTGGAAGGCGATCCCCGAGGTCTTCCACCTCGACTGA
- a CDS encoding ketopantoate reductase family protein has translation MRILVFGAGVLGSLYAARLHEAGHDVTLFARGNRLAVLTADGVQLERASTGVKETVRVPVIGVVGAETPYDLVLVFVRGDQLAEAARHLAEHRASGSLLFMVNNPAGYQPLSRTVGAGRLMLGFAGAGGYREGDTVKYVVLPRLLQPTTIGEPGGSETPRIRAARAALRSAGFPVAVERNMDAWYKYHAAWVTPVAYAIYSARASGSSLAERPDLVRELVDAARELWRALQDRGHRLTPTRLLLVRFLPRWILVPVVRRLLRTRLAETAAIRHAVTAPQEMGLLAEQISDVTRAARSPTPTWCRLFRAGEATRLALVIDAAV, from the coding sequence ATGAGAATCCTGGTCTTCGGCGCGGGCGTGCTGGGCAGCCTTTACGCCGCCCGCCTTCACGAGGCGGGTCACGACGTCACCCTGTTCGCCAGGGGAAACCGGCTTGCGGTGCTGACCGCGGACGGCGTCCAGCTTGAGCGTGCCTCGACCGGAGTGAAGGAGACGGTACGGGTTCCGGTGATCGGGGTGGTAGGCGCCGAAACCCCCTACGATCTGGTGCTCGTGTTCGTCCGAGGCGACCAGTTGGCGGAAGCCGCCCGCCACCTCGCCGAGCATCGAGCAAGCGGAAGCCTCCTGTTCATGGTCAACAATCCTGCGGGCTACCAGCCGCTCTCGCGAACGGTTGGGGCGGGGCGGCTGATGCTGGGCTTTGCCGGCGCGGGCGGGTACAGGGAGGGGGACACCGTGAAGTACGTCGTCCTGCCGAGGTTGCTTCAACCCACGACAATCGGCGAACCCGGTGGTTCCGAGACCCCCAGGATTCGCGCAGCCCGCGCCGCGCTTCGATCGGCGGGGTTCCCTGTGGCGGTCGAGCGGAACATGGACGCCTGGTACAAGTACCACGCCGCTTGGGTGACACCTGTCGCCTACGCCATCTATTCGGCGCGGGCTTCGGGGTCATCGCTCGCCGAGCGCCCGGACCTGGTGCGCGAGTTGGTGGATGCGGCGCGGGAACTCTGGCGAGCTCTGCAGGACCGGGGCCACAGGCTCACACCCACCCGACTTCTCCTCGTCCGCTTTCTGCCTCGGTGGATTCTCGTCCCGGTCGTCAGACGCCTGTTGCGCACGCGACTCGCAGAGACCGCGGCCATCCGGCACGCCGTGACAGCGCCGCAGGAGATGGGCCTGCTCGCGGAACAGATCTCCGACGTCACGCGGGCGGCGAGAAGCCCGACGCCGACGTGGTGCAGGCTGTTCCGAGCCGGCGAAGCGACCCGGTTAGCGCTCGTCATCGATGCAGCCGTATGA
- a CDS encoding wax ester/triacylglycerol synthase domain-containing protein encodes MGSTPSRRAGAGLRPGTRLAAADEANLTLDHAGQVNVFLIAGLLGPGGFLSARGIPDMDLLRRAVSTRIATLPALRRVAVPVGRRHMWTDVAPDLDHHVRLAPAVEGLAGLERVCAALMDTPLPMDRPLWELLIVPGASADRNGMVLRIHHAIADGIAAVAIVRQLFEESAPVPSVPRPEHGRSPETSLGTPLSAARRWRGNLHRIRVTFIHRRAGRTVLLGRRSATHGVELVDCDLANLASHARTVGATVNDALLCAVAAGYRALLPAVGEPVPDWLTVSVPVGLRRRDRSANQVGVMLVRLPLSEPDTDRRLRLIALQTTRDKPQARALGTLELMRGPIGARIMDGFGRHQRLVAGFVTDVPGPSGMLRLGGAPVAAIWPVAVLAANVRCGVAAVSYAGRLSCGIHFDAAHIPGAAFATGMRQAFAELSA; translated from the coding sequence ATGGGCTCCACGCCATCCCGCCGCGCAGGTGCTGGACTGCGCCCGGGAACGAGGCTCGCCGCCGCCGACGAGGCGAATCTGACCCTTGACCATGCCGGCCAGGTGAATGTCTTCCTCATCGCCGGGCTGCTCGGGCCCGGTGGGTTCCTCAGTGCCCGCGGCATCCCGGATATGGATCTGTTGCGTCGCGCCGTGAGCACCCGCATCGCGACTCTCCCCGCACTGCGGCGCGTGGCTGTCCCTGTGGGCCGCAGGCACATGTGGACGGACGTCGCCCCCGACCTCGACCACCACGTCCGGCTCGCTCCCGCGGTGGAGGGTCTCGCCGGACTCGAGCGCGTCTGCGCCGCGCTCATGGACACGCCCCTCCCTATGGATCGACCGCTGTGGGAGCTGCTGATCGTCCCGGGTGCGAGCGCGGACAGGAACGGGATGGTGCTTCGCATCCATCACGCGATCGCCGACGGGATCGCGGCTGTCGCGATCGTCCGGCAGCTCTTCGAGGAGAGCGCGCCGGTGCCGTCCGTCCCCCGACCCGAGCACGGCAGATCACCGGAGACATCGCTCGGCACCCCACTCAGCGCTGCCCGTCGATGGCGCGGGAATCTGCACCGCATCCGTGTGACCTTCATCCATCGCCGTGCGGGGCGGACCGTCCTTCTCGGGCGCCGCAGCGCCACTCACGGCGTCGAGTTGGTCGATTGCGATCTCGCGAATCTGGCATCGCACGCACGCACGGTCGGCGCCACGGTGAACGATGCCCTCCTCTGCGCGGTCGCAGCCGGGTATCGGGCGCTGCTGCCGGCCGTGGGTGAGCCGGTTCCGGACTGGCTGACGGTCTCGGTCCCGGTCGGACTCAGGCGGCGCGATCGGTCGGCGAACCAGGTCGGAGTGATGCTCGTGCGTCTGCCGCTCAGTGAGCCCGACACCGACCGACGCCTACGGCTCATCGCCCTCCAGACGACGCGGGACAAGCCCCAGGCGAGGGCGCTCGGAACGCTGGAGCTCATGCGCGGCCCGATCGGCGCGCGCATCATGGACGGCTTCGGCAGGCACCAGCGACTCGTCGCGGGATTCGTCACGGACGTGCCCGGACCGAGCGGCATGCTCCGCCTGGGCGGCGCTCCGGTGGCGGCGATCTGGCCCGTTGCGGTGCTCGCGGCCAACGTCCGGTGCGGCGTGGCGGCGGTCTCCTACGCGGGGCGGCTGTCGTGCGGCATCCATTTCGATGCCGCTCACATTCCGGGCGCGGCGTTCGCCACCGGCATGAGACAGGCGTTCGCCGAACTGAGCGCGTGA
- a CDS encoding alpha/beta fold hydrolase: MSTEEIKNVVLVHGAFADGSGWRRVYELLTARGYRVSIVQNPLTSLEADVAATTRVLDLQDGPAILVGHSWGGTVITEAGVHPKVAGLVYVSALAPDAGETTAQQYEGFAPTPDFVIDVGDDGYGYINRDAFQAGFAADVSDADAAFMADSQVPIDMAVFGTAVSAAAWRDKPSWAVIATEDRAFDQAMLQHMASRIGADITNVPGSHALFITQARTVADVIVTAASSAAPVALGAGTR; encoded by the coding sequence ATGTCCACCGAAGAGATCAAGAACGTCGTCCTCGTGCACGGTGCCTTTGCGGACGGATCCGGCTGGCGCCGGGTATACGAGCTGCTGACGGCGCGCGGCTACCGCGTCTCGATCGTGCAGAACCCGCTCACTTCTCTCGAGGCCGATGTCGCCGCGACCACCCGCGTCCTCGACCTCCAGGACGGCCCCGCCATCCTGGTCGGCCACTCGTGGGGTGGCACGGTCATCACCGAAGCAGGTGTGCACCCCAAGGTCGCCGGCCTCGTCTACGTGTCTGCGCTCGCCCCCGACGCCGGCGAGACCACCGCTCAGCAGTACGAGGGATTCGCGCCAACCCCCGATTTCGTCATCGACGTCGGCGACGACGGGTACGGCTACATCAACCGCGACGCCTTCCAGGCAGGGTTCGCCGCCGATGTCAGCGACGCCGACGCGGCCTTCATGGCCGACAGTCAGGTTCCGATCGACATGGCCGTCTTCGGCACAGCGGTCAGCGCGGCCGCGTGGCGCGACAAGCCGAGCTGGGCCGTCATCGCCACCGAGGACAGGGCCTTCGATCAGGCGATGCTGCAGCACATGGCCAGCCGCATCGGCGCCGACATCACCAACGTGCCCGGCAGTCATGCCCTGTTCATCACGCAGGCCCGCACCGTCGCCGACGTGATCGTCACCGCCGCGAGCTCCGCAGCCCCTGTGGCCCTCGGCGCCGGCACACGCTGA
- a CDS encoding GntR family transcriptional regulator has translation MPIPQNAPGVDRSLLRDDVFRRLRDAIVDGTFLPGEQLRDADLAAWLGVSRTPVREALLRLGTSGLVVARPGRSTTVSTIDPKAVRDARDVVAAMHVLAVREMAGNLTDAEVERMKDANRRFAAALSAGDIGAAIDADEEFHRVPVTALGNGAIASVLDQFGPVIRRAERARFAADGQASRERHEQLIALLISGDVQGASDLTFDTWHTLSVDDDSSAAQS, from the coding sequence ATGCCGATTCCACAGAATGCTCCAGGGGTGGACCGCTCACTGCTGCGGGATGACGTCTTCCGCCGACTGCGCGATGCCATCGTCGACGGCACCTTCCTCCCCGGCGAGCAGCTGAGAGACGCGGATCTCGCCGCGTGGCTCGGGGTGAGTCGGACGCCGGTGCGAGAAGCCCTGCTGCGTCTTGGCACGAGCGGGCTGGTGGTCGCCAGACCAGGCCGATCAACGACGGTGAGCACCATCGATCCGAAGGCAGTCCGCGATGCCCGTGATGTCGTGGCCGCAATGCATGTGTTGGCTGTTCGGGAGATGGCAGGGAACCTCACGGACGCTGAGGTGGAGCGCATGAAGGATGCGAATCGCCGGTTCGCGGCGGCGCTGAGCGCGGGCGACATCGGCGCGGCGATCGACGCCGACGAAGAGTTCCACCGGGTTCCGGTGACGGCACTCGGGAATGGCGCGATCGCGTCGGTGCTCGATCAGTTCGGGCCCGTGATCCGCCGTGCGGAGCGCGCCCGCTTCGCCGCGGACGGGCAGGCATCCCGCGAACGGCACGAGCAGCTCATCGCGCTGCTGATCAGCGGTGACGTCCAAGGGGCGTCAGACCTGACCTTCGATACGTGGCACACGCTGTCTGTCGACGACGACTCGTCGGCCGCGCAGAGCTGA